One region of Gopherus evgoodei ecotype Sinaloan lineage chromosome 23, rGopEvg1_v1.p, whole genome shotgun sequence genomic DNA includes:
- the RAB5C gene encoding ras-related protein Rab-5C, with the protein MAGRGGAARPNGPAAGNKICQFKLVLLGESAVGKSSLVLRFVKGQFHEYQESTIGAAFLTQTVCLDDTTVKFEIWDTAGQERYHSLAPMYYRGAQAAIVVYDITNTDTFVRAKNWVKELQRQASPNIVIALAGNKADLASKRAVDFQEAQAYADDNSLLFMETSAKTAMNVNEIFMAIAKKLPKNEPQNAAGAQGRNRGVDLQETSQSSRSQCCSN; encoded by the exons ATGGCGGGTCGAGGTGGAGCTGCTCGACCGAATGGACCAGCTGCTGGAAACAAAATTTGCCAATTTAAACTCGTCCTCTTGGGGGAGTCGGCAGTGGGGAAATCCAGCCTCGTCCTGCGGTTTGTCAAGGGCCAGTTTCACGAGTACCAAGAAAGCACAATCGGAG CTGCCTTCCTAACGCAGACAGTCTGTCTGGATGACACAACGGTGAAGTTTGAGATCTGGGATACAGCAGGACAAGAGAGATACCACAGCTTGGCCCCGATGTATTACAGGGGGGCCCAGGCAGCCATTGTCGTCTACGACATCACCAACACA GACACCTTTGTACGGGCCAAGAACTgggtgaaggagctgcagaggcaggccAGCCCCAACATCGTAATTGCATTAGCAGGCAACAAGGCCGACCTTGCCAGCAAGAGAGCCGTGGACTTCCAG GAAGCCCAGGCGTATGCGGATGACAACAGCTTGCTGTTCATGGAGACCTCGGCGAAGACAGCGATGAATGTGAATGAAATCTTCATGGCAATAG CCAAGAAGCTGCCGAAAAACGAACCCCAAAACGCTgccggtgctcagggcaggaATCGGGGCGTGGACCTGCAAGAGACCAGCCAGTCCAGCAGGAGCCAGTGCTGCAGCAACTGA
- the LOC115639050 gene encoding heat shock protein 30C-like: protein MLCRLHLLPPPHGPLAARLGPVRTLWPAPGALCAELEQELLRELESAREFASSMGRLLAGGGSGSPSGEPGQSSSVALAQGTAQTFAVRQDVRGFAPEQLAVKLVGRKVLLAGRKETQSEDGKGSFSYKYEVSKREWDVPEAVDTDRLTCSISREGQLCIEAPCLAPPALPTRNVPIQLSPAGGSVAPAEPGSEDGADGRARG, encoded by the coding sequence ATGTTGTGccgcctgcacctcctgccgcccccccacggccccctggctgcccggctgGGCCCCGTGCGCACTCTGTGGCCGGCCCCGGGTGCCCTCTGCGCTGAGctggagcaggagctgctgcGGGAGCTGGAGTCTGCCAGGGAGTTTGCCAGCAGCATGGGGCGGCTCCTGGCTGGCGGAGGGAGCGGCAGCCCCAGCGGGGAgccaggccagagctccagcgtggccctGGCCCAGGGGACGGCCCAGACCTTCGCCGTGCGGCAGGACGTCCGGGGCTTTGCGCCCGAGCAGCTGGCGGTGAAGCTGGTGGGCAGGAAGGTGCTGCTGGCGGGCAGGAAGGAGACGCAGAGCGAGGACGGCAAAGGCTCCTTCTCCTACAAGTACGAGGTGTCCAAGAGGGAGTGGGACGTGCCGGAGGCCGTGGACACCGACCGCCTGACCTGCTCCATCTCCAGGGAGGGGCAGCTGTGCATCGAAGCCCCGTGCctggcccccccagccctccccacgaGGAACGTGCCCATCCAGCTCAGCCCTGCGGGCGGCTCGGTGGCTCCGGCTGAGCCGGGCTCAGAGGATGGGGCTGACGGCAGAGCCCGGGGGTAA
- the HSPB9 gene encoding heat shock protein beta-9 produces MLCRLHLLPPPHGPLAARLGPVRTLWPAPGALCAELEQELLRELESAREFASSMGRLLAGGGSGSPSGEPGQSSSVALAQGTAQTFAVRQDVRGFAPEQLAVKLVGRKVLLTGRKETQSEDGKGSFSYKYEVFKREWDVPEAVDTDRLTCSISREGQLCIEAPCLAPPALPTRNVPIQLSPAGGSVAPAEPGSEDGADGRARG; encoded by the coding sequence ATGTTGTGccgcctgcacctcctgccgcccccccacggccccctggctgcccggctgGGCCCCGTGCGCACTCTGTGGCCGGCCCCGGGTGCCCTCTGCGCTGAGctggagcaggagctgctgcGGGAGCTGGAGTCTGCCAGGGAGTTTGCCAGCAGCATGGGGCGGCTCCTGGCTGGCGGAGGGAGCGGCAGCCCCAGCGGGGAgccaggccagagctccagcgtggccctGGCCCAGGGGACGGCCCAGACCTTCGCCGTGCGGCAGGACGTCCGGGGCTTTGCGCCCGAGCAGCTGGCGGTGAAGCTGGTGGGCAGGAAGGTGCTGCTGACAGGCAGGAAGGAGACGCAGAGTGAGGACGGCAAAGGCTCCTTCTCCTACAAGTACGAGGTGTTCAAGAGGGAGTGGGACGTGCCCGAGGCCGTGGACACCGACCGCCTGACCTGCTCCATCTCCAGGGAGGGGCAGCTGTGCATCGAAGCCCCGTGCctggcccccccagccctccccacgaGGAACGTGCCCATCCAGCTCAGCCCTGCGGGCGGCTCGGTGGCTCCGGCTGAGCCGGGCTCAGAGGACGGGGCAGATGGCAGAGCCCGGGGGTAA